The Polaribacter sp. HaHaR_3_91 genomic sequence ACTAAATTATAAAGTAGGTGAAATCGTTAAAAGTAGAAATCCAAAAGAACTTGCTACACAAATAAAAAGGTTACTAGAAAAGGATTTTTCTACAGAATTAAAGAAAGCAAAAAAAGAATTGGTTTGGGAGAAGCAAGAAGAAAAACTATTGTCAATCTTCAATAATATAAAATAGCTATTTTTTGTATTGATGCGGGTTTTCTCTAATGCCTTTTTTAAATAATTTGCGTACACTAGATCGCATAGTATTATCTATTCTTAAGAAAATATCTTTTACTTTTTCTGAAGATCTTCCTCTAAATGTTGTTACATGAAAAGTATCTGAAACTAAAATAGGTGTGTTAGAAAAATAGTAATTAGATACACAGCATCTAACAGCATCCTTTTCTACTTTACTTACAGAATGCCATGAGTTTTGATGCGTTGTCATAACAACCAACCTGTTAAATTTACTTACTACGGTAGTTGCTGTTTTTTGTAATCCTTCTGGCCAAATCTCTAAATTACCTCCATTATCGGCAGTCCAATTAGGACTTACATAATACAAAAGGTTTAAAACCCGCCATCTATTTCTATCCTTATCATGAGAATTATCTAAATGCGGATTTAAAAAATTATCTTTTTCCATTAAAGATAATCCACCAGCATACAAGTTTTCATCGCTATAAACTTCTTCTAATTCACAAATTTCGGAAACCAAATCGACCACTCTTTTGTCTTGAAATGCATAAATAACTTCTTCTAAAAGAGCATTATAGTTATCCATTTGGTAGGCTGTAAATTTAAACTCTCTTAAATTCTTTTTCCGAACAGCTTCCTTTGTTGTAGGAAATTTATTATAAATCTCTGTAGCCAGTTCTTTAGGCAACAAATCATCTATAAAAAAATAACCAATCGTATCTTTAGATTCTAAAAACTGAATTTTTAAAGCTTCTTTATTTGTAATTAATTTAGAGCAAATTAAACCGGCGATTTCAGTTCTATTCATGTTTTAATTTTAAATGACACATATAGCTTACTTTCATACAATTTAAGAAAAAAACTGAAGATTTTTTGATAGCTAATTTTTCGAAGAAAAGATGAAACACACCAACTATTCTTGTCATTCTTAAGATAGATATTTTTCTTACCAACGCTAACAAAGGCATTTCTTTTGTATCAATTAAACTTTGTTTATCAATAAAAATAAGGTTTTCCATTGCTTCTTTAGTTTTAGCAACAAACAAATCATTTTTATCTAAACCTAAATGATACACCTCATTATTTATATGTTCAATTTTATATCCTTTCTTTATCAACTCTAAAGAAAACAACAAATCTTCTCGCCCATATTGCATTAATTTTTCTTCAAATTTCACACTATTAAAGATCTCTTTCTTAACTAAAAAATTTGAAGTGAAAAAATATTTATCTGGATGTTCAATACGTTTATCAACAGAAATTTCTTCGTGCCTTTTCCCATATTTATAACGTAATAATCTAAAATTCTCTTTTTTATTTTGGTATAATAATCCTCCACAAAAAACAGTTTTATCTTTTTTAAAACAATGTATATAGTTTTTTATAAAATTAGAATTTACAGGAATAACATCAGCATCTAAAAACAACAACCAATTATATATTGCTTTTTTTGCTAATAAGTTTCTAATTGCACTTCTACCAATGTTATTTTCTAGACTTTTGAAACTAGAGAAAGAAAGTTTATTTATGTCCTTATTTTTTTCATTTAAAGGTGACTTAGAGCCATCATCCAAACAAATAATTTCAAATTGTATGTCTTCTAAAATTAATTGTTGATGTATCTCTTTCACCAAAAAAAAAGTATTATAATTATATGTCGGTATAAGAACAGATAGCATTAAGTAGTTGCTTTTTGGGCTACTTCAAATAATTCTCCCCCCTCACACTTTAATGTTTTTTGCTTAAACTTTACAATTAACTGATAATCGTGCGTTGCCATTAAAATGGTTTTTCCACTTTTATGAATTTCATTTAAAAGTTCCATCACTTCTAAAGAAGTTTTTGGATCTAAATTACCTGTTGGCTCATCTGCTAAAATTAATTCTGGATCATTTAACAACGCTCTTGCAATAGCAATTCTTTGTTGTTCTCCTCCAGAAAGCTCGTACGTTTTTTTGTAAGCTTGAGATTTCATCCCTACTTTATCTAAAACCTCGTCAATTTTTTCTTTAATCTTAACTTTATCTTTCCAACCAGTAGCTTTTAAAACAAACTCTAAATTCCCAAAAATAGTTCTATCGCTTAATAATTTAAAGTCTTGAAAAACAATTCCTATTTTTCGTCTTAAAAAAGGAATCTCTTTTTCTTTTATTTTTTTTAAATCGAAGTCTACAATACTCCCCGCGCCTTTTTGTAATTTTAAATCCCCGTATAGGGTTTTCATTAAACTACTTTTTCCACTTCCTGTTTTACCAATTAAATAATAAAACTCTCCTTTTTGTATTGATAAATTTACGTTAGACAACACCAAATTTTCTCTTTGATAAATCTCTGCGTTCTCTAAAAATAAGACTGGTTTTTCCATAAAAAACTTGTTTTTACAAACTTAAAAGTTTTGAACGATTTTATACCATGAATTATAAACAATTCTTATTTTTGAATTAAAATATTTTTTCATATTTTTTTCTTCTAACATCAAACAAAATTAAAATAAGTTCGTTATTCATACTAGGTATCAAAAATAATTATATGAAGTTTATTTTTATAAAAAAACGTTTTATTACATGTTTCTTATTATTAATTGTTTTTGCAGGTTATAGTCAGCAAACAATTGTAGAAACTAATAATTTCACAAAATATAACAATGCTATAAAATTGTTTAATAATAAAGCTTATGCTGCTGCACAAAAAAGTTTTACAGCAATAAACGAGACGGCTACTCTTGGATCTAATTTAAAAGCAGATGCTGCTTATTATGATGCCATGTGTGCTGTACGTTTAAAACAGTCAGACGCAGATAAAAAAGTGCTTACTTTTATTGAAGAAAACCCTAATAGTAGTAAAAAAAACACCGCAGTTTTTACAGTTGCAAATTATTACTTTGCGAATAAAAAAGCGGCTTACGCACTTAAATGGTACCAAAAAGTAGATGCTGCTTATCTTTCTAAAGAGGATAAAAAGGAACTCGATTTTAAAATGGGGTATTCTTATGTAATTAGCAATAATTTACCTTTAGCTAAAGAAAAATTTCTTCCTTTAATTAATGATGCTAAGTACGGAAATGATGCAAGGTATTATTATGGTTACATTGCATATAAATTAGAAGATTATGGCATTGCAGAATCTACCTTTAAAGAAATTGCAGACAACGAAACCTACCGTGTAGAAATTTCTTATTACCTGTTAGATATTAGTTTTCAAGCAGGTAAGTTTGAACGCTGTATTAAAGTTGGTAAAGAATTAATTAACACCTTTCCTAGAAAAGATAGGTCTGAAATTTCTAAAATAATTGGAGAGAGCTATTTTAATTTAGAAAAATACAGTGAAGCAATTCCGTATTTAAAAGCTTATACCGGTAAAAAAGGAAAATGGAACAACACCGATTTCTATCAATTAGGATATGCATATTACAAACAAAACGATTTTGAAAACGCGATTAGTAATTTTAATAAAATTATAGATGAGAAAAACTTTATTTCTCAAAATGCATATTATCACTTAGGTGAATGTTACCTTAATTTAGAGAAAAAGACAGAGGCTTTAAATGCGTTTAAAACTGCTTCTGAAATGGAGTTTGACAGAAAAATTAAAGAAGATGCTGCTTTAAATTATGCGAAATTGAGTTATGAAGCAGGAAACCCTTTTAAAAGTGTTGCTGAAGTTTTACAAGAGTATTTAAAAGAATATCCAAAATCTACAGCTTATGAAGAAATTAACGATTTAGTAGTTTCTTCTTTCTTACACCAACAGGATTTTAAAGGTGCTTTGGTCTTTTTAAACGAAAAGAAAACTGAAAAAAATAATTCATTAATTTCTGAAGTTTCTCTATACAGAGGTATTCAATTATTTAATGATCAAAAATTACAAGAAGCATTGCCTTTGTTTGTTGCAGGTAAAAAAGCAACAGAAGTATCTATTAGAGAAAAATCTAAATATTGGGAAGCAGAAACTTTGTATCAATTAGATAACCCGAAAGAAGCACTTTCTAAATTTACTGCTTTAAAAAAGGAATTGAAATCAAAAGATGAAGATTTTAAACTAATTGATTACAATATAGGCTACAGTAATTTTACACTAAAAAATTATGCAGATGCAGCCGTATCTTTCGAGAACTTCTTAAAAGATGGTTCTCTAGAAAAAGACATTAAAGACGATGCATACATTCGTTTAGGTGATAGTTACTTTGCTATTAGAAATTACAGAAGCGCCATTAATGCTTACACTACGGTTGTTAATACCTATGGTGCAGAAGCAGATTATGCGCAGTATCAAATTGGAATGAGTTATGGCTTTATAGAAGACAATCAAGCTAAAATTACAGCGCTTACCAATGTGGTAAATAAATACCAGATTTCTAACTTAAAAGATGATGCTTTATTTCAACTAGCAAATACATACACCGTAATAAAAGAGAATAACAATGCACATAATGCCTACAACAGATTAATAGAAAAACATCCAAATAGTATTTTTCTCCCAAAGGCATTAGTCCGTCAGGGTCTATTGTATTACAGTGAAAATGATAGTAAAAAAGCTTTAGAAAAGTTTAAACAAACTACCAATCAATTCCCAAATTCTCCAGATGCTTTTGAGGCAGTTGCAAATGCTAGAAATATTTATATTGACAATGGCAATTTAAACGAGTATGTAGATTGGATATCTGGTTTAAAATTCATCAATGTTACAGATTCAGATTTAGACAATACGACCTTTGCTGTGGCAGAGAAAAAATACTTTGAAGCAAAAGATGGTAGTGAAATTATTAGAGCACTTTCTAAATACACTATTTCTTTTCCTGAAGGAATTCACAAGCTAAAAGCTAATTATTATTTGGCAGACATCCTTTTTAAGGAAAAAGAATTTAACAAGGCTATTGCCTATTATCAAAATGTTCTAGAAGAAGGACAAAATGAATATAGTGAAGATTCTCTAGCCAAATTAGCGCAAATATTTCTTGAAAGAGATGAGTTTGAAAATGCCATACAAATATTAGATCGATTAGAATTGGAAGCTTATTCTACCGAGAATGTATTATTTGCACAGAGTAATCTAATGAAAGGTTATTATGAAACAGAAGCTTACGACCAAGCTATTGCATACGCTAAAAAAATTCTTGCAAAAGAGAAGTTAAATACCCAATTGGAAAATGATGCTAAAATAATTATTGCACGTGCTTCTTTTAAAACCGAAGATTTTTACACTGCAGAAGAATATTATACAGAAGTAGAACGTAAAGCTACAGGAGAATTAAAAGCAGAAGCATTGTTTTATAATGCTTTCTTTAAGAATCAAAAAGAAGAATACTTAGACTCTAATAAAACGGTTCAGAATTTAATAGCAAATTACTCTTCTTACAAATATTGGGCTGTAAAAAGTTATATTATAATGGGTAAAAATTATTATGGTTTGCAAGATGTGTATCAAGCTACTTTTGTGCTAGAAAACATCATTAAAAACTTTACACAATTTGAAGACATTGTAGAAGAAGCTAAAAAAGAGCTAAAAAATATAAAAGAAAACGAAGCCAAAACGAATAACTCTGTAACTCCTATTAAAGAGGACAACACAATTAAAAACAATAAAAAATAATGAAAAAAGGTTTCACATTATTTCTAGTCTATTTTTCATTTTTAAGTTTAAACGCTCAAAAAAAGGATCAGGCTAAAGACACCGTAAAAACAGAAGTTGTAAATATTGTAACAAAATACAATCCTAAAATTTCTGATGCCAAAAAAATTAATAAAAACCCTAAAATAGAATTGCTTAAAAACAGCGAAAAGAAAAAACTAGAATATACTATTTTTTCTGCTCCAGTTGCCTCTACTTTTATTCCTAAAAGTGGTGTTGTAAAAGGCATTGATGTTGGCGTTAAAGAAAGGGTCTACAAGAACTATTTAGCCGCAGGTATCGGAAATTATACAACTCCATATTTAGAAACATATCTAACCCATAGTACTAATTATGAAAACGAGTTTGGTTTTAATGCTAAGTATTTAGCATCTCTAGATAATGTTAAAAACTCGGTACTTAACAGTAATTTTTCTAACTTTAATATTGGGGCATTTTACAAACAACAGGAACGTTATTTCGACTGGAAAGTAACTTTAAATTCTGAAAGAAATCTTTATAATTGGTACGGTTTACCAGATATTACTTTTACAGAACCAACTGTATCTGCAATAAATGAAGAGCAAGTATTTAATTATTTTGACTTAATTGGGGAATTAAATTTTGAAGATTCTTATATTCAATCTGGAAAAGTAAACTTTGCAAACTATACAGATAGCCATGAAAGTAGCGAAATCTTAGCAAAATTTCAAGCAAAATTAAATTTGCCTTTAGATTATTTACTACCTAATTTAAATGATATCTCTATAGCAACAAGTATCGAATTTTTAAAGGGAGAATTTAAAAACGATTACAGCAATTCTAACCCTGTAAAATATGGTACCTCTACCATCAACATAAACCCTCAATATAAAATGGAATATCAAGGTTTTTCTATAAAACCGGGTCTTAAGTTAATTGCTTCTTTTGATTCAGAAAACAGCGCTAATAACTTTTTTATACTGCCAGATATTTTTGTTGAAGGACCAATTATAGAAGAATATTTAAATGTGTATGCAGGTATTACGGGTGATTTACATACCAATACTTACAAAAACTTTACAGAAGAAAATCCTTATGTATCTCCAACACTTTTTATAACACAAACTTTAGAAAAATCGAACCTCTTTTTAGGATTTAAAGGTCTAATTATAGATGATTTAAGTTTTAACGTAAAAGCAAGTTTTAAGTCTGAAGAAGACAAACCAATGTTTATAAGAAACAATTCTAAGTCCGACGGAACCAATACTACTTATAATAGCATGGATTTAAAAGGTTATGAATACGGCAACTCTTTTGATGTTCGTTATGATGATGTAAAAACCAACACCTTCTTTACAGAATTAGAGTATGAATATTCTAAAAACTTATCATTCGGTATGCAAGGAATATACAATAGTTACACATTAGAAAATGAAGTAGAGGCTTGGAACCTACCTTCTGTAGAAGGAAATATTTCTGCGAAATACAAAACAAATAAATGGTTTGCAGGTGCCAATATTTTTTATGTTAGCGAAAGGAAAGATGCACTTTATAGCAGTCAATATCCAACTGCCTCAACTGGTTCAGAAAACGTAGCTTCATTTACCGATGTAAACCTAAACGGAGGGTATCATTTTAACGATAAGTTTTCGGCTTTTCTAAAGTTAAACAATGTATTTAATACAAAATACCAACGTTTTGCAAATTTTGATACACAAGGAGCTCAAATACTTGGTGGTTTAACCTATAAGTTCGATTTTTAAAAACCTGTTTAAAAGCAACCTTTTTACCAAATTAATTTTATGTTATATTACTTAGTTATTGGACTTCAAATTTATTGTGCATACCACGCCTATAAGAATAGAAACAATATGTATTGGTATTTTATCATATTCTTTATTCCGGTAATTGGTTGCATTATTTATCTTTTAACACAGGTAATCAGCAAAGGAGACGTTACTCATATTACAGAAGAAATAACGACTATAATTAATCCTACAAAAAAGATTAAGGAGTTAGAAACAGCTTTAAAATTTTCTAACACATTTCAAAACAAGATTAATTTAGCCGATGCGTATGCACAAAACAAAGAGTACCACAACGCAATTGAACACTATGAAAATGCGCTAGAAAGCAACTTTAAAGACGACCCTCACACCATAAACAAACTTATTATTTGTTATTATAATATTCAAGAATACGACAAGGTTATTGCATATGCTCCCAAATTAGACCTTCAAAAAAACTTTAAAGAAACGCTCTTTTTTTACGGCTTAGCTTTAGAACAAAAAGGAGAACTAGAATTGGCAGAAATTCAATTGAGAAAAATTGATATCCGTTACTCTCATTACGATGAAAGACTTGAACTCTCTAAATTCTTAATTAGGAATAACAAAAAAGAGGCAGCTAAAGAGATTTTAACTGAAGTTATTACAGAAATAAACGCAATGACCAACGCAAATGTAAAAAAACATAGAAGCATACTTTCTGAGGCTCGTAAAATTCTAAATGAGAAATAACTATTTTTTTAAAGGAATTCTACATTTATTAATTTTCATATTTCTAACTGTAGCAACTCAAATTGGAGGCTTTTTATATATAATTCCATTTTTACTGATTTCTAATAAAGTATCAAAATATAAATTGAAAAGAACATTCTTTTTCATCACTTTATATTTAACAGCATCCTTTTTAATTGTTCCAAAAGTTGCACCATTATTTGGACGCATTAAAATTGAAAACAACAAAAACTTAGAAGCACATAATTTTCTAACTAAACTCTTTAATAGAAATTATGTAACGCCTAAAATGCAAAAAGTATTGACAAATATTTCTTTAAAAATAAAAAAAGAATCGCCTTCTCTAAAAGTTATTTATTTAGATGCAAATTTCCCTTTTTTTAATGGCTTTCCACTGCTCCCACATTTAAGTCATAATGATGGTAAAAAGATTGACATATCATTTATATATCAAACCGAAAAAGGTATAAATACAAATGCGAAACCGTCTAATAGTGGCTACGGAATCTTTGTAGCTCCAAAAAATAATGAAAATAATCAAACCAATATTTGTAAGAAAAAAGGGTTTTGGCAATATGACTTTACTCAGTATTTTACGTTTGGCAGCTTCCACTCAGATTTAAAAATATCAGAAAAAGCAACCAAAAACCTTATTATACAAATATTAAAAGAAGATGCGATTAGTAAAATTTTTATAGAACCTCATCTTAAAAATAGGTTAAACCTCCGTAATTCTAAAATTAGATTTCATGGTTGTGGTGCCGTTAGACATGATGATCATATTCATTTTCAAATTAAATAAATAGTCATTTCATTTTTGTAGCTTTATAGAATCAAATAAACTACCCAACATGAAAAAATTACTACTCCTATTCTTATCATCAATCTTACTAATTTCTTGTAATCAAAAACAAGAAAAACCAATAGACAATACCCAATTTTCTGCAGAAGAAAAAATTGATTCCACTAAAATAAAAACACTATTCAACACTGCTTTAACAGAAGGTAAATCTTATGAATGGTTACGAGATTTAACTCAGAATATTGGTGGTCGTTTGTCCGGTTCTCCAGAAGCTGAAAAGGCCGTTATTTGGGGAGAAGGATTAATGAAAGAAGTTGGTTTAGATTCTGTTTGGCTACAACCTGTTATGGTGCCTCATTGGGTTCGTGGCGAAAAGGAAGTTGCTAATTATGCAATAAACGGTGTTCAAAAAAATGTGCCTATTTGTGCTTTAGGCTTTTCTATTGCAACTTCTAAAGAAGGTGTTTTAGCAGAAGTTATAGAAGTAAAAAGTTTAGAAGAAGCAACAGCTTTAGGCGATAAAATGAAAGGTAAAATCATTTTTTTTAATCGTCCGTTTGATAATACTTTAATAAAAACCTTTGAAGCATATGGAGGTTGTGTAGACCAACGTGTTAAAGGAGCTGCTGTTTGTGGAAACTTTGGTGCAAAAGGTGTAATTGTACGTTCTATGACCAATGCTGTTGATGACTATCCGCATACAGGAACCATGAGTTATGGAGATTTACCTAAAGAAAAACACATACCTACTGCTGCAATAAGCTCTAGAGCTGCAAATATTTTAAGTGATGATTTAAAAGCAAATCCTAATTTAAAATTCTACCTTAAACAAAATTGCGAAACTTTACCAGACGCTCCTTCTTTTAATGTTGTTGGAGAAATTAAAGGTTCTGAAACTCCAGAAAATGTTTTTGTTGTTGGTGGGCATTTAGATTCTTGGGATTTAGCAGAAGGCGCACATGATGATGGTACAGGAATTGTACAATCTTTAGAAGTTGCTTACTTATTTAAAAAAAATAACATTAAGCCTAAAAACACCTTACGAGTTGTCTTTTTTATGAATGAAGAAAACGGAACAAAAGGTGCTAAAAAATATGCTGAATTAGCAAAACTAAACAAAGAAAACCATATTGGAGCTTTAGAATCTGATGGTGGCGGACATACACCTAGAGGTTTTTCTATTGATGCTAATACTGTTAATACAAAATTATTACAAAGCTGGAAAAAACTATTATCGCCTTATGGTTTACACGATTTAGACAAAGGCGGTTCTGGTGCAGATATTAGTCCGCTTAAAGCAGAAAATGTAACCTTGGTTGGTTACAGACCCGATTCTCAACGTTATTTTGATTATCACCATACAAGTACAGATACTTTTGACAAAGTAAACAAACGCGAGTTAGAGTTAGGTAGTGCCTCAATGGCAAGCATTATTTATCTAATGGATAAATATTTATATAACAATACTCCGGTAAAACCGTAATTCCATGGACATTTTCATTCTAATTTTAAAAATATTTTTCGGTATTTTATTCTGCTTCGCAGGAATTATGCACGTTATAAAACCGGATATTTTTAAACACTTTATCCCCGATTTTTTACCGAAACGATTGGTAAATTATATTGCAGGGATTATTGAATTCTGTTTAGGCTTAGGCTTATTTTTTCCATCAACCGTAAAATATGCTGCAATAGGTATTTTTATGCTGATGGTTCTTTTTCTTCCCATTCATATTTGGGACGTTACTAAAGAAAGACCTGCTATTGGATCTAAAAAAATAGCTATTATTAGAATTCCGTTACAATTTTTATTGATGTATTTATCATACCTTATTTATCTAAATTCATAAACCTAGAATAAACCAAAATGAAACAACTTCTTTTCTTTTTCACCATATCAATTGCACTGCTTTCTTGTAATAACAAACAGCAAGCAGATTTAATTGTTATCAATTCAAATGCTTATACTGTTAATAATAATTTTGACAAAGCAGAAGCTTTTGCTATAAAGGGTGGAAAGTTTATTGCTGTAGGAACTTCGAAAGAAATTCAAGAAAAATATCAATCTAAAAATATAGTTGATGCAAAAAATCAAACAATTGTACCTGGTTTAATTGATGCTCATTGTCATTTTTTCAGAATGGGATTACAGCAACAAAAAGTATCTCTAGAAGGCACTAAAAGTTACGATGAAGTTTTAGAGAAGATTGTCGATTTTCAAAAAGAAAAAAACGTCACTTTTATTACGGGTCGTGGATGGGATCAAAACGATTGGGAAGTAAAAGAGTTTCCTACTAAAGAAAAATTAGATCAATTATTTCCAACAACTCCTGTTGCAGTTGGTAGGGTTGATGGACATGCCTTGTTAGTAAATCAAGCTGCATTAAACTTATCTGAGATAACAAAAGACACCAAAGTTTCTGGTGGAGAAATTATTTTGAAAGATGGCGAATTAACTGGAGTCTTAATTGATGCTGCCATGGATTTTATTAAGTTTCCAGAAACTACAAATCAAGAAGCAATTCAAGGATTATTAGATGCTCAAAAAATTTCTTTTTCTTATGGATTAACCACAGTGGATGATGCAGGAATCAACAAAAAAACAATTGAACTAATTGATAGTTTACAACAAGTTGGAAATTTAAAAATGCGTATTTATGCAATGGTTTCTGGCGATAATCAACAAGAAATAGATTATTATATTAACAACGGCATTGTAAAAACTGACAGATTAAACGTTCGTTCTTTTAAAGTGTATGGAGACGGCGCTTTAGGTTCTAGAGGAGCTGCAATGCGCATACCATATTCTGATAGAGAAAACCATTTTGGTGCCTTAATTTATAGCCCAGAGAGATATCAAGAAATTGCAAGACAAATTGCTGCATCCAATTTTCAAATGAACACGCACGCTATTGGAGATTCTGCAAATACTTGGCTTTTAAAAACCTATAAAGAAGTTTTAAAAGATGAAAAAGACAGACGTTGGAGAATAGAACATGCACAAATTATTGCTCCTGATGATTTTAAAAACTTTGATAATATATTACCTTCTGTACAACCAACGCATGCAACTTCAGATATGTATTGGGCAAAAGATAGAATCGGAAAAGAGCGAATAAAAGGTGCTTATGCTTTTAAAGACTTATTAAATACATATGGAAAAATTGCTTTGGGCACCGATTTTCCAGTAGAGCAAGTAAATCCATATTTAACGTTTTACGCTGCTACTATCAGAAAAGACCTCAACAATTATCCTGAAAATGGTTTTCAGATGGAAAATGCCTTAACCAGAGAAGAAACTTTAAAAGGAATGACCATTTGGGCAGCTTATTCTAATTTTGAAGAAGACGAAAAAGGTTCTATTGAAGTTGGTAAATTTGCAGATTTTGTAATTCTAAATCAAGATATTATGAAGGTTAAAGGCAATAATATACCGAATACAAAGGCCGTTTCTACTTTCTTAAATGGTGAAAAAGTTTATTAAAAACACTTTCTAAATTGAATATAAGTTTGATAAAAGACTAAACTTTCTTAATGTTTTTTATCAAACTTTCAGACAAGCTTAACAACCACCTAACCTGTTCAGAGACCATTTGTGTTTCGTGTAATTGAGATCTCATTTCTTTTGTAATAGGCAATCCCTTTGCTATTTCTTTGTCTCTTTGGTTTGATAAACTTTGAAAATAATCATCATAGTTCTTGGCAGCAAAACCTAACTCTTCTGTATCCAAACAAATGGTAGATTCCGAATTATTTAAGAGTTCCATCGCTATTTCTAAATTGGATAAAATGTGCTTAATATAAACTTCAAATTGTTCGGGCACCTTACCTGTTTCATTCGTTCTAATATACATCCCTAAAGAAGAAAGAGAAGACAAATACGTATTAATTATGGTTATAAGTTCATAAAATACTGCAATATTTTCTTGTCTAGATTTTGGTTCTTGTGCTAATCTTTGATACGCCGCATTTAAGTTTCCTACTTGTAAAAAGGCTTCTTTTCTGGCCAAAGCATATACAGTAGGCACTTCTCCTTTCTCGTGATAAAAAATAGCTATTTGTTTTAAAAACTCTGAAAAACCTT encodes the following:
- a CDS encoding amidohydrolase, whose translation is MKQLLFFFTISIALLSCNNKQQADLIVINSNAYTVNNNFDKAEAFAIKGGKFIAVGTSKEIQEKYQSKNIVDAKNQTIVPGLIDAHCHFFRMGLQQQKVSLEGTKSYDEVLEKIVDFQKEKNVTFITGRGWDQNDWEVKEFPTKEKLDQLFPTTPVAVGRVDGHALLVNQAALNLSEITKDTKVSGGEIILKDGELTGVLIDAAMDFIKFPETTNQEAIQGLLDAQKISFSYGLTTVDDAGINKKTIELIDSLQQVGNLKMRIYAMVSGDNQQEIDYYINNGIVKTDRLNVRSFKVYGDGALGSRGAAMRIPYSDRENHFGALIYSPERYQEIARQIAASNFQMNTHAIGDSANTWLLKTYKEVLKDEKDRRWRIEHAQIIAPDDFKNFDNILPSVQPTHATSDMYWAKDRIGKERIKGAYAFKDLLNTYGKIALGTDFPVEQVNPYLTFYAATIRKDLNNYPENGFQMENALTREETLKGMTIWAAYSNFEEDEKGSIEVGKFADFVILNQDIMKVKGNNIPNTKAVSTFLNGEKVY